ATTGACAGAATTTCAGATTTGTCAATGAACGATCAGCTGTCATATAGCTGATTAAATGGAGCATTTTCTAATGGCACATATACAGTTACCGAACGAAGAACTTCCCGGAATCGTCGGACTTTTTAATTTCAAACCTGAAACTGCAAAACCGCTTGGAGCTTTGGCAGATGTCTTGTTAAGAGGGCCGTCTCCATTGACCAGTGGTGAACGTGAGCTCATTGCTTCCTACGTTTCAAATCTCAACAATTGCCATTTTTGCCATACCTCACACGGTGCGGCGGCAATGGCTCACTTATCCTGCGATGTGAATTTGCTGGATGATATCAAGCAGGATTTCATCACAATCCCGGTTTCTGAAAAGCTGCGCGCTTTACTTGATATCGCTGCGAAAGTACAAAAAGGCGGGAAACATGTTTTGGAAGAAGATATTGCCGCCGCACGGGAAGCGGGTGCAGTAGATCAGGAAATTCATGATACCGTTTTAATTGCTGCTGCTTTCTGCATGTTCAACCGTTATGTGGACGGATTAGGTACCTGGGCACCTAAGGAAAATAAAGCTTACCGCGAAATGGGTGAGCGTATGGCTTTTGTCGGTTACAACCGCTACTAAATCTGAATTTTCTTTTCCCAGCATCTAAACCGTTAACAAAATGCCATATATAGAACTGCCGGCACATTTGCCTGGTATTACAGGACTGCTTGAATACAGCCAGCATACAGCCGGACCAATTCGTGAACTTACCCAGATTTTATTGCGGGGAGAGTCAACACTTACGAAGGGAGAAAGGGAGTTGATCGCCACTGTGGTCTCGTATAATAATGAATGTGTTTTTTGCACAACGGCGCATACAGCCGCGGCCGATTTGCTTTTAGGAGAATCTGAAACCTGTGAAATGGTTAAAAAAGATATTGATTCTGCGCCTGTAAGTGAAAAAATGAAATCACTTTTAAAAATTGCCAAACTGGTACAGATCAGTGGAAAAGCGGTTACGCCGGAAGCAGTTGCTGCTGCAAAAGAAAACGGAGCATCCGATGAAGAGATCCATGATACGGTTCTTATAGCCGGACTTTTCTGTTTGTACAACCGCTATGTTGACGGACTTGCCAGTGTTACGCCCGCTAATCCCGAATTCTATGAATATCTGGGAGAAAGAATTGTAAACCACGGCTACAACAGGCTTCCACAAGGTTATGATCATTTAAAAAAATAAAAAACGACTCTCCTTATCAAATTATATGAAAAGAAACTTTTACCAATTTATAGTAATACTAAGTCTGTTGTTTTCACAAATAACAAATGCCCAGACCGTCAAAATTGCAGGGACAATCCTTGATGCGGAAACCAAACAGCCTTTGGCCGGTGCATCCGTTGTTGTGAAGGGAAATCTTTCAGGGACCATTTCCAATGCGACCGGAAATTTTGAAATAAACATTAACACGCCAGCCTCCCTGGTCATTTCTCTTGTAGGTTATGAACGTCAGGAAGTAAAAATTAATAACAATTCATCTATTACAGTTTCTTTGAAAATTGCTTCGGAACAATTGGATCAGGTTGTAATCTCAGCTTCTCGTGTGGAAGAAAATATTCTTCGTTCGCCGGTAAGTATTGAAAAAATGGATATCAGAGGTGTTCAGCAAACACCGTCAGCAAATTATTACGATGGTTTGGTCAATATGAAATCGGTGGATATGGTAACGAGCAGTTTGACATATAAACAAATAAATACCCGTGGTTTCAACAGCACAGGAAACAGCCGTTTCTTACAGCTTGTTGACGGTGTGGATAACCAGCCTTCCGGTTTGGGATTTGCGATGGGAAATTTATTTGGTCCGCATGATATTGATGTGGAAAGTGTTGAGCTGATTCCTGGTGCGGCTTCTGCACTTTACGGACCGGTGGCTTTCAACGGAATGCTTTACACACGCACAAAAAATCCGTTTGATTATCAGGGATTAAGCGTGCAGACAAAATTTGGAGTCAATCACATCAACGACGGTACCGGTCTTGGTGCCAAGCCGATGTATGATATGGCAGTTCGTTATGCGAAATCTTTTAATAACAAACTGGCGTTTAAACTGAATGCATCATACCTGACAGGAACGGATTGGTATGCAAATAATTACACAGATATTGACCCTAATACACCGGCAGCCAACAGAGGCCCGAATAATCCGGGGAGAAATGCGGTGAATATTTATGGAGATGAAGTGGCGCAAACTTTACCAAATATTGGCCGTGTATCACGTACGGGCTATGAGGAAAAAGATCTGGCGACGTATGGCGTATACAGTCTGAAATTAAACGGTGCTATACATTACCGGATTACGGATAAAATTGAAGCCATTTATCAGGGAAATTTCAATCAGGGAACAGCACAATATACGGGCAGTAACCGGTTCGTGATCAATGATTTCAAATTTATTCAACATCGTTTTGAAGTAAAAGGAAGCAATTTCTACGTTCGCGCGTATTCTAATCAGGAGCTTTCTACGAATTCTTACAACTCACGTGCACTTGGACAGCTCATCAATCGTCTGTGGGTCAAAGATTTGAATGGAAATACGGTGGCACCAAATGTTGCTGATGCCACCTGGTTTCAGCGTTATGCTGCCGCTTATAACGGATCAATTTCGGGAGTTACTTTAAATGATCCAACCGCTGCGCGTGCTTTTGCAGATCAGGGAAGGATCCTTCCGGGAACTGCGGAATTCGATGCGGATAAAGAGCAGTTAATTAAAACAAGAGGATTGGCCGGTGCCGGGATTTTGAGCAAATGCAGTCTGCGTCATGTAGAAGCGATGTACGATTTAAGCTCGCTTTTGCATGTTTTCAGTTTGCAGGTTGGTGGAAATTATAGAAAATACAATCTGGATACAGGCGGTACTTTGCTGGATGATTTAAACAAAAAACTGACAAATGATGAATTTGGCATGTTCGCTCAGGCATCCAAATCATTGTTCAAAGATATGTTGAAACTGACAGTTTCAGGTCGTTATGACAAAAACCAGAATTTCGACGGACGTTTCACTCCGCGCGCTTCCGCTGTTTTTTCTCCGGGCGAAAATCATCATTTCAGAGCTTCATACCAAACAGGATTTCGGAACCCAACCATCAGCGATCAGTATATAAAACTGAACGTTGGACCGATCATTATTTTAGGTGGCGTTCCTGTGAATTCTGCTGGATTAAACGCTTATGAAAACTCATTCACTTCTTCTTCGGTAAGTGCTTTTGCAAGTGGATTTGCGGCACAGGTGGCGCAAGGAACACCTTTTCCTCAGGCTGTGGCAAATAACAAAGACAAATTGGTGAAGTCAAACGTGCCTTACATCAAGTCGGAAAAAGTGAAAAGTTATGAAGTTGGATATAAAGGTATCGTTGGTAAAAAGTTGCTGATCGATGTAAATTATTAT
The nucleotide sequence above comes from Dyadobacter subterraneus. Encoded proteins:
- a CDS encoding carboxymuconolactone decarboxylase family protein, which produces MPYIELPAHLPGITGLLEYSQHTAGPIRELTQILLRGESTLTKGERELIATVVSYNNECVFCTTAHTAAADLLLGESETCEMVKKDIDSAPVSEKMKSLLKIAKLVQISGKAVTPEAVAAAKENGASDEEIHDTVLIAGLFCLYNRYVDGLASVTPANPEFYEYLGERIVNHGYNRLPQGYDHLKK
- a CDS encoding carboxymuconolactone decarboxylase family protein, which gives rise to MAHIQLPNEELPGIVGLFNFKPETAKPLGALADVLLRGPSPLTSGERELIASYVSNLNNCHFCHTSHGAAAMAHLSCDVNLLDDIKQDFITIPVSEKLRALLDIAAKVQKGGKHVLEEDIAAAREAGAVDQEIHDTVLIAAAFCMFNRYVDGLGTWAPKENKAYREMGERMAFVGYNRY
- a CDS encoding TonB-dependent receptor — encoded protein: MKRNFYQFIVILSLLFSQITNAQTVKIAGTILDAETKQPLAGASVVVKGNLSGTISNATGNFEININTPASLVISLVGYERQEVKINNNSSITVSLKIASEQLDQVVISASRVEENILRSPVSIEKMDIRGVQQTPSANYYDGLVNMKSVDMVTSSLTYKQINTRGFNSTGNSRFLQLVDGVDNQPSGLGFAMGNLFGPHDIDVESVELIPGAASALYGPVAFNGMLYTRTKNPFDYQGLSVQTKFGVNHINDGTGLGAKPMYDMAVRYAKSFNNKLAFKLNASYLTGTDWYANNYTDIDPNTPAANRGPNNPGRNAVNIYGDEVAQTLPNIGRVSRTGYEEKDLATYGVYSLKLNGAIHYRITDKIEAIYQGNFNQGTAQYTGSNRFVINDFKFIQHRFEVKGSNFYVRAYSNQELSTNSYNSRALGQLINRLWVKDLNGNTVAPNVADATWFQRYAAAYNGSISGVTLNDPTAARAFADQGRILPGTAEFDADKEQLIKTRGLAGAGILSKCSLRHVEAMYDLSSLLHVFSLQVGGNYRKYNLDTGGTLLDDLNKKLTNDEFGMFAQASKSLFKDMLKLTVSGRYDKNQNFDGRFTPRASAVFSPGENHHFRASYQTGFRNPTISDQYIKLNVGPIIILGGVPVNSAGLNAYENSFTSSSVSAFASGFAAQVAQGTPFPQAVANNKDKLVKSNVPYIKSEKVKSYEVGYKGIVGKKLLIDVNYYFSEYTDFIINTVVIRPTANVLLPDGKINPDAATEILNGKTQAFQLYTNAADKVSIQGVSTGLTYSLPKNYRISANATWIEFNLRNANPNNIPAFNTPTWKTNLTLSNASLTDKLGFSVAWHWQNAFDWYGTFTELRPGRISAYSLLDAQVSYKVPSLKTTVKLGASNLTNHYVVQAFGSPSVGGLYYVSLNFDQLFR